CGGGCGCGGAGCCCGACCCGGAGATCGTGGCCGCGGCCGCCCGCTTCTTCCGCGGCCAGGACGTCATCGTCGAGCCCCGCAAGATCTGGGCCTCCGGGCTTCCCGACCGCAAGGGCAAGATCGGCTTCCTGGCCCCCGGACGGGCGCTGGCCTTCGCCGACGACCCGGCCTGGGCCGAGGAGCTCGGCCGGATGTGGCAGCGGGACGCCCCGGCCTCGCCCGAGGTGCTGGCGGCCATGGTCGAGGTGCTGAAGCGCTGGTCGAAGACGTGGCAGCGCCCGGTCGCGGTGGTGCCCATGCCGTCGCGGAGCTACCCGACGCTGATCGGCTCGGTGGCCGAGCACCTCGCCCGGATCGGCCGGCTGCCGCTGGTCGACGCCCTCGCCGTCAGCGGCCCCGCCCCGGCGGTCGACGCGTCCAGCTCCACCCGGGCCCAGGACCTGCTGCGGACGACGACGCTGCACCCCGACGTCTCCTTCGACGGGCCGGTGCTGCTGGTCGACGACCGGATCCGCAGCCGCTGGACGCTGACGGTGGCCGGCTCCCTGCTGGCCGGGGCCGGCGCGACGGCCGTCCTGCCGCTGGCGCTGCACCAGCTGCCGTGAGGGTCGACGGCCGGGAACGACCGGCGGCCGCTAGCCTGCCGGGACCAACGGGCGGTCCGGCAGCGTGACCGCGGTGACCGGAGCGGAGGACCGGATGCTGGTCGGTGTCGACTGGGGCGGGACCAAGATCGAGGTCGTCGCCCTCGGCGAGGCCGGCGCGGAGCTGGCCCGCGTCCGCGTCGCCACCCCCCGCTCGGACTACGACGGCTGCCTGGCCCTGATCGCGTCCCTGGTCGGCCAGGTGGAGTCGACCACCGGCCGGACGGGGACGGTCGGCGTCGGGCTGCCCGGCAGCCTGGACCCGCGGACCGGCCTGGCCAAGGGGGCCAGCTCCACCTGGCTGAACGGCCGTCCGGTGGAGTCCGACCTCGAGCGCGTCCTCGACCGGCCCGTGCGGACGTCCAACGACGCCGACTGCTTCGCCGTCTCCGAAGCCGTCGACGGGTCCGGGGCCGGGTACCGGGTGGTGCTCGGGGTCATCATCGGCACCGGGACCGGGGCGGGCATCGCCATCGACGGGCGGGCCCACCACGGGCCGAACAACAGCGCGGCCGAGTACGGCCACAACCAGCTGCCGCGTCCCGACGTCAGCGAGATCCCCGGCCCGGCCTGCTACTGCGGCCGGCACGGCTGCGTCGAGCGGTGGGTGTCGGGGCCGTCCTTCGCCCGCGACTACCACCAGCACGCCAGCGTCGACCTGATCGACCCGCCCCGGCTGAGCGCCAAGGAGATCCTCGAGCAGGTCCGGTCCGGGAACCGGCTGGCCCAGCTGGTCTGGGACCGCTACCTCGACCGGCTCGCGCGGGGTCTGTCCATCGTCGTGAACACCCTCGACCCCGACGTCATCGTGCTGGGCGGCGGCATGTCGAACATCCCCGAGCTGTACACCGGGCTGCCGGCCCGGGTGGCCGGAGCCACCTTCTCGCCCTGCTTCTACACCCCGATCGTGCCCGCCACCCACGGTGACTCCAGCGGCGTCCGGGGCGCGGCGTGGCTCTGGAAGGACTGACGTGCACGACGACGACCTGACCCGGCTGGCGTTCGCGACCGAGCTGATCCGCGAGGCCGGCACGGTGGCCCTCGGCTACTTCGGCCGCCTCTCCACCCTCACCGTCAACAGCAAGGGGGTGCAGGACGTCGTCTCCGAGGCCGATGTCGCGGTGGAGAACCACCTCAAGGGCCGCCTGGCCGACCGGTTCCCGACCGATGCGTTCCTCGGCGAGGAGACCGGCCACGCGGACTTCCCGGGCAGCACCGGCATCTGGGTGGTCGACCCGATCGACGGCACGCAGCCGTTCGTCAGCGGGCTGCCGACCTGGTGCATCTCCATGGCCTACGTCCGCGACGGGGCCGCGGTGCTGGGGCTGGTGCTCAACCCCGTGGCCGACGAGCTGTTCGCCGGCGGGGACGGCGTCCCCGCCACGCTCAACGGTGACCCGGTGCGGCCGCACCCGGGTGCCTCGCTCGCGGACGGGCTGACCTACCTCGGCTACTCGCCGCGGGTCGGGCCCGACCAGATCGTCCCGGTGCTGGACCGGCTGCTGCGCGCCGGCGGCATGTTCGTCCGCAACGGCTCGGGCGCCCTCGGGCTGTGCGACGTCGCCTGCGGGCGGCTGCTCGGCTACGTCGAGCCGCACATCAACAGCTGGGACTGCCTCGGCGCCGTCGCGGTGCTGCACGCCGCCGGCGCGCGGGTCAGCGACTTCCTGGCCGGCGACGGCCTGCTGCAGGGCAACCCGATCGTCGCCGGGCCGCCCGCGGTCTACGACGCACTGGTCACCGTGCTGGCGGACGCCCGCCGCTGAGCGGACGCCGCTGAACCAGGCGGCGGCCGGCGGCCGGCCGCGGCCGCCGCCCGGCTCAGCTGCCGAGCAGCCAGCCGACGTCGCCGGTGAGGGCGTCGGCGGCGGCCGGACCCCAGCTGCCGTCGTCGTAGGGCTGGATCGCGGGGCGGGTGTCGGCCTGCAGCGGCGCGAACGCGCGGAAGGTCGCCTCGAGCCCGGCCGAGCTGGTGAACAGCGAGCGGTCGCCGGCGAACACGTCGTAGATCAGCGAGGTGTAGGCGGTCATCGAACCCTCCGACACGTTCTCCAGGTGCAGCGTGCTGCAGCTCTCGGCGGGCACCGGCTCGGGGCCCGGCTTCTTCACCGTCATCTGGATCTCGATGGCGCCGTTGCCCTTGAGGTCGAAGATCAGCGCGTTCGTGTTCGAGCCCTGCGAGTGCACCGGGCCGTCGGACGGCTTGAAGATCAGGCTCACCCGCTGGGCGCTGATGGGCATCATCTTGCCGGTGCGGAGCAGGAACGGGACGCCCTGCCAGCGGTCGGTGTCGATCCACAGCCGGGCGGCGACGAAGGTGTCGGTGTCGGAGTCGTCCGGCACGCCCTCGGTCGCGCGGTAGCTCTGGTACTGGCCGAGCACCACCTCGGACGGGTCGAGCGGTCGGAAGGCGGCGATCACCGACTCGCGCGCGTCCTGCAGGTCCTCCGCCGCCATGCTCAGCGGCGGCTCCATGGCCACCTGCGCCGCGACCTGGAACAGGTGGGTCACGAGCATGTCGAGCGCGGCGCCGGTCTCGTCGTAGAACCCGGCGCGGTCGGCGATGTCCAGGGTCTCCGGCACGTCGATCTGGACCTGCGCGAGGTGCTCCCGGCTCCAGGTGTCGTTGAAGAGGCGGTTGCTGAACCGCACCAGGTGCAGGTTCTGCGTCGCCTCCTTCCCCAGGAAGTGGTCGATCCGGTAGACCTGCTCCTCGTCGAAGACCGAGTGCACCAGATCGTCGAGCTCGTGGAAGCTGTCCAGCGACGTGCCGAACGGCTTCT
The window above is part of the Friedmanniella luteola genome. Proteins encoded here:
- a CDS encoding ROK family protein; this encodes MTGAEDRMLVGVDWGGTKIEVVALGEAGAELARVRVATPRSDYDGCLALIASLVGQVESTTGRTGTVGVGLPGSLDPRTGLAKGASSTWLNGRPVESDLERVLDRPVRTSNDADCFAVSEAVDGSGAGYRVVLGVIIGTGTGAGIAIDGRAHHGPNNSAAEYGHNQLPRPDVSEIPGPACYCGRHGCVERWVSGPSFARDYHQHASVDLIDPPRLSAKEILEQVRSGNRLAQLVWDRYLDRLARGLSIVVNTLDPDVIVLGGGMSNIPELYTGLPARVAGATFSPCFYTPIVPATHGDSSGVRGAAWLWKD
- a CDS encoding inositol monophosphatase family protein; this translates as MHDDDLTRLAFATELIREAGTVALGYFGRLSTLTVNSKGVQDVVSEADVAVENHLKGRLADRFPTDAFLGEETGHADFPGSTGIWVVDPIDGTQPFVSGLPTWCISMAYVRDGAAVLGLVLNPVADELFAGGDGVPATLNGDPVRPHPGASLADGLTYLGYSPRVGPDQIVPVLDRLLRAGGMFVRNGSGALGLCDVACGRLLGYVEPHINSWDCLGAVAVLHAAGARVSDFLAGDGLLQGNPIVAGPPAVYDALVTVLADARR
- a CDS encoding glucose-6-phosphate dehydrogenase (catalyzes the formation of D-glucono-1,5-lactone 6-phosphate from D-glucose 6-phosphate), with product MAENQTSEQGSVTDEPTVIILYGGTGDLAKRLVLPAFWELHTRGLLPKRWKLVGNGRGDVSHLDFQQHIYDALSEFATTPEPEAWKDFAPNVLFAGGGFTHDNPGSLLDVIQQAEDELGEDRRIIHYLAIPPSAFEKTTRAIKAHGLGPDAKAVYEKPFGTSLDSFHELDDLVHSVFDEEQVYRIDHFLGKEATQNLHLVRFSNRLFNDTWSREHLAQVQIDVPETLDIADRAGFYDETGAALDMLVTHLFQVAAQVAMEPPLSMAAEDLQDARESVIAAFRPLDPSEVVLGQYQSYRATEGVPDDSDTDTFVAARLWIDTDRWQGVPFLLRTGKMMPISAQRVSLIFKPSDGPVHSQGSNTNALIFDLKGNGAIEIQMTVKKPGPEPVPAESCSTLHLENVSEGSMTAYTSLIYDVFAGDRSLFTSSAGLEATFRAFAPLQADTRPAIQPYDDGSWGPAAADALTGDVGWLLGS